The DNA region tatttctattattccattattatttttatatagtCACAATTCTACTTTTTAAATTTTCCACTTTTTCCACTACGGTAAATATTTAGTCGCCCGAGGATGTCTTTTAGACCTGTATCtcgaatcaccttcaaggttttcacccttcGTTTCCCATTTTTAAGTTAATTTGATTCACTAtgaggattgagatcaacgatcaacatcacagtgttcacagagatcatcgactgtgccaggcttctacaggaactagtttcctgcggacacagctgtctcagtaaaACAACTTCTCAgttttgatctcaatcagacatagaacacaaaaggtctctgagactttCTCTAGGAAGTTAAAATGTCACTTAGAGACTgtcaaacaataacacttatttatatagtcagATTTACTTCAACTGAACAGAGTTGTGCACAGACTTTAATCGGCGACTTAATGTCCCGACAAAGCAAGGATCTTGGGATCCTGGACAAGCCTCCCAAGTatgcagtttacagcaaaggcaacttcctctcactgaagaaaaaaaaggagtaCAGCTCATAATGTAGTTGGGTTCCACCCGGGGAGGTAAAAAGTCACACGATACATGGGAAAATATTTCTTGCACCAAGCACATCAGATAAAGATGCTAcccactggtactccctatttcttgcagagcagaagggagaaaacttcaaggccatAGCACAGCTAATGAGGTtacagcagatcagcaaaaaaAATTCCAACAAAGCCTTTTTGTTTATTCAATTTCGTCATGGATCTGAAACTACTCCCCTGCAATTACCAGTTGTTATTTTGTAGTCACTCTTGAGAGGAGGGCTGTGGGCTTGTTTGCATCTGTCATTGTGCTTGCATGCACTAATGCTTCACATCAATTATAAATGCCCATCTCACCAAGTCATTTGTTCAGAAGAGGAGGGGGTATGTTGCAGCTTTGACATCACTTGACAATGAACCGTACGTATTCAGAATGTGAACTCTTGTCTTTAACTCTTTTAACTGTTGATTTGCTCTGCAGGTGATTGCCATGAACCACAAGCTGCCCCACTTTATCATGTGTTACTTCTCCTGGCATTTAACTCTGTGGATGTACTCTAtcacgtctctgctgctctttgtggGGCTTGTGAGCCAAATGCTGGAACCCACTGAGGAACTGCTGGGTACTCAGACTGTGGCTTGTTCTCGGTGGGGTGcccccagtagccctggtctgTTCCAGGATGGGGACGTTGTTGTCGGTGGACTATTTAATCTTCATTACCAAACTCCAGATATAGACCATGACTTCACTAAGATGCCTAACTACAAACAGTGCACTGGGTAGAACCcttaatactgtacagtaattactgtgACTTTTGACTAGTTGATACTTCATAGAGTCAATCAAACTTTATTTTAACGCTAAACTGTGCTGGCTTAATTCTTGTGGATAGCACAGATGAAATATAACTGTAAACCATTTCTTGATCACAGGTTGGACTATGGTCCATTGCAGTACATGTATACTATGATTTTCACGCTGGAGGAAATCAATCACAGTGAAACGCTGCTACCAGGTATGAAGCTGGGCTACCGCATTTTTGATACCTGCAGCCGACCGCCATGGGCTCCCCAGGCAGCTCTGTCCCTAGCGGGAGGAGACAGCATCATTTGTAGTTATACAGAAGATTCTGCAGGAGGAGGTACAGTAACTCCAATCATATCTCTCTCTAAACAGCACATGAAGCAAAATGTTATCACCTGGGtaatattatgttttttttctgcttggaTGACTTTAGACGATCACCCTCTTCCTCTTATTATCGGTGCTGATTCGTCATTAACAACTGCGATGCTGTCCGAAATTCTTGGCCCAGTCTCTGTACCTTTAGTGGGTATTGCTTGGATACAGTGTGGACACACTCCTTATTTTCATGTTGATAGTGACATTTTTTTACTTCACCTTCTATGTGAAGGACCTGTTATGCTTCCACTGAACTGCTGCTCTTGTGGTTTTAAGCTCCAAATTTTTGTTATTTCATGTGGGGGATTGATTAATTTTAGATGCAAGAAAACTAAATTGCTTAAAatgttggttttgtgtgtgtattgcaGATTAGTTACATCGCAACCTGTCCCTGTCTGAGCAACAGGCTCCAGTATCCCAATGTCTTCAGGACCATCCCCAGTGACATTTACCAAGCGCGAGCCATTGCCCAGCTGGTCATACAGCACAACTGGACTTGGATTGGGGCAGTGGTAGCAAACAGCAACTATGGCCAAACAGCATTAAAGGTGTTTAAAGcagctacatacagtacatgtacagtaaaaatgttGACACTGTCACATGGGTAATTTCTTTTtgcttatttgtttttattttattgttttaactaACATGTTTCAGATATTCCAGGAGGAGACTCAGGGTGCCGGGGTGTGTCTGGCTTTCATAGAGATTATCAACAGGGAAAACATCGCCAGTGATGCCAAACGAGCTGCTTTCACAATCCAGGCCTCAACTGCGAGAGTGATCCTGGTTGTTAACTGGTATACAGATGTGAGGGAGCTATTCCTACAACTGGCTAAGATAAATGTAAGGCACTGAGACTGGTAATAGTAATTTGAATGCTATGACATGCTATAGGATTataacaatttaaatttaatgtttAACTTTATATTGACTGTGTCTTTTAACTGTCACTAGGTAACTGACCGTCAGTTTATAGCCAGTGAGGCTTGGAGCACCAGTGGTGATCTTCTCCAAAACCTTGTCACTAGAAAAGTGGCAAGAGGTGTTGTTGGTGTTGCCATCAGAAGCTCAACTATACCTGGATTTGAAACTTTTCTTAGAAGCTTAAACCCACTTCATCGTCCCTTTGATAGGTTTTTAAGAGAATTCTGGGAAACTGAGTTTAAGTGCAGTCctggggctgctgctgttgctttgctGCCTAGTCAACCATCCAATGTTTCTGCCTCTGTATCTGTTCAAGGAGCTTCACTATCACCctgcagtgggacagagacactCGAGGGACTGAAGAATCTCTTGACTGATGTGTCTCAACTCCGAGTGTCATATAATGTGTATCTTGCTGTTTATGCTGCAGCTCAAGCTCTTCACAGCCTTCTCTCCTGCCCCAACAGAGACAGCAACTCCACCTGCTCTTCTCCAAAAAGCATCAAACCCAAAGAGGTAAAAACTAATCAGTCTGTTCCTGGGAATGATCCAAAAACACATCTGGTTATCTAACATTTATTTAACCCAGTCAGTTACACTGTGACctgtttcagtgttttactGGTCTCACAGCTACTGCAGCACTTGAGCAAAGTGAACTTTACCACACCACAAGGAGAAAACTTCTACTTTCAAGGTGCTGATATTCCAGCAAAGTACGACCTGGTCAACTGGCAGACGACTCCTGAGGGAACGCAGAAACTAGTTCTGATTGGTCGGGTGGACGGGTTCAACCTCCACCTTAACGAGTCAGCAATTCAGTGGAGCACAGGAACCAACCAGGTTTTAGACACTGTCATTTTGTAGaatttcttattattattaaaatacattGGTTAGATCTTTTGAATGATCTGTGAAATGTTTTAGGCACCTACTTCAGTGTGTACAGAAAGCTGCTCCCCAGGCACAAGAAAAACTATTAGGAAAGGTGAACCAGTCTGCTGCTTCGACTGTATCCCATGTGCTGACGGAGAATTTAACAATGAAACTGGTAAAATCTACACCATACATAAATAACATTTCAATAAATTGTGTATGTCATTAAAAGGCAATTGTACTTTCATAGTGCAAATAGATGATTTAAACTGACTCCTCTCCTGCTTTGGATTTTTTT from Betta splendens chromosome 13, fBetSpl5.4, whole genome shotgun sequence includes:
- the LOC114868066 gene encoding extracellular calcium-sensing receptor-like, whose translation is MLHINYKCPSHQVICSEEEGVIAMNHKLPHFIMCYFSWHLTLWMYSITSLLLFVGLVSQMLEPTEELLGTQTVACSRWGAPSSPGLFQDGDVVVGGLFNLHYQTPDIDHDFTKMPNYKQCTGLDYGPLQYMYTMIFTLEEINHSETLLPGMKLGYRIFDTCSRPPWAPQAALSLAGGDSIICSYTEDSAGGDDHPLPLIIGADSSLTTAMLSEILGPVSVPLISYIATCPCLSNRLQYPNVFRTIPSDIYQARAIAQLVIQHNWTWIGAVVANSNYGQTALKIFQEETQGAGVCLAFIEIINRENIASDAKRAAFTIQASTARVILVVNWYTDVRELFLQLAKINVTDRQFIASEAWSTSGDLLQNLVTRKVARGVVGVAIRSSTIPGFETFLRSLNPLHRPFDRFLREFWETEFKCSPGAAAVALLPSQPSNVSASVSVQGASLSPCSGTETLEGLKNLLTDVSQLRVSYNVYLAVYAAAQALHSLLSCPNRDSNSTCSSPKSIKPKELLQHLSKVNFTTPQGENFYFQGADIPAKYDLVNWQTTPEGTQKLVLIGRVDGFNLHLNESAIQWSTGTNQAPTSVCTESCSPGTRKTIRKGEPVCCFDCIPCADGEFNNETGSLQCESCPSEFWSNTNRTACVPHQLDFLSFNDTLGITLTTAALFGATVTTAVFVVFLCYHQTPVVRANNSELSFLLLVSLKLCFLCSLVFIGRPSVWSCRFQQAAFGISFVLCVSCLQIKTVVVLVAFRSARPGAEALMKWFGPSQQRGSICIFTCIQIIICTVWLSLCPPEPKRDLGFQGSKVTLQCAMASVVGFSLVLGYIGLLACTCLLLAFLARKLPDNFNEAKLITFSMLIFCAVWVAFVPAYISSPGKYSVAVEIFAILASSYGLLLCIFAPKCFIILLRPEQNTKKHVMARCLSS